The Cryptococcus decagattii chromosome 1, complete sequence genome includes a region encoding these proteins:
- a CDS encoding guanine nucleotide-binding protein subunit beta yields MDIQEKIAAARREAEGLKEKIRTARDHTADTSLRAMAGDTPPLPRLTLKARRTLKGHLAKIYALHWAADRRHILSASQDGKLIVWDAYTTNKLHAIPLRSSWVMTCAYSPSGNLVACGGLDNVCSIYSLRTAGPPGQGGQVKVARELSAHSGYISCCRFINDRQIVTSSGDMTCMLWDIEHGTRTVEFTDHTGDVMSISLAPNANIFVSGACDATAKVWDIRTGKAVQTFTGHESDINAVQFFPNGDAFATGSDDASCKLFDLRADRELNTYAHDNILCGITSVAFSISGRVLFAGYDDYNCNVWDTLKGERIGVLAGHENRISCMGVSGDGVALCTGSWDSLLKVWS; encoded by the exons ATGGATATCCAGGAGAAGATTGCGGCTGCACGGCGGGAGGCAGAGGGGCTCAAGGAAAAGATCAGGACAGCCCGCGATCACACTGCGGACACGAGTC TCCGCGCAATGGCAGGCGATaccccccccctcccccgCCTCACACTAAAGGCGCGCAGAACACTCAAAGGCCACCTCGCGAAAATCTACGCCCTCCACTGGGCCGCAGATAGGCGCCATATCCTCTCCGCTTCACAGGACGGCAAGCTCATCGTTTGGGACGCCTATACAACAAACAAGCTCCACGCAATCCCACTACGCTCCTCCTGGGTCATGACCTGCGCCTATTCTCCGTCCGGCAATCTCGTCGCATGCGGCGGCCTCGATAACGTCTGCTCCATCTACTCCCTCAGGACTGCAGGTCCACCAGGGCAAGGCGGACAGGTAAAGGTCGCCAGAGAGCTCAGCGCGCACTCGGGGTACATCAGCTGCTGTCGCTTCATAAATGACAGACAGATCGTCACATCGTCCGGCGACATGACATGTATGCTTTGGGATATCGAGCACGGCACGCGGACAGTAGAGTTCACAGACCATACGGGAGATGTCATGAG CATCTCTCTCGCCCCGAATGCCAACATCTTTGTCTCTGGAGCATGTGATGCCACCGCCAAAGTATGGGACATTAGAACAGGCAAGGCCGTGCAGACATTTACCGGCCACGAATCAGATATAAATGCCGTCCA ATTCTTCCCCAACGGCGATGCGTTTGCCACCGGGTCCGACGATGCCTCGTGCAAGCTCTTTGATCTCCGGGCGGACCGTGAACTGAACACGTACGCGCACGATAATATCCTCTGCGGCATCACATCCGTcgccttctccatctctggTCGTGTCCTTTTTGCCGGCTATGATGACTACAACTGCAACGTCTGGGATACACTCAAGGGTGAACGCATCGGCGTCCTCGCAGGTCATGAAAATAGAATCAGCTGCATGGGTGTGTCTGGAGATGGTGTCGCTCTGTGTACAGGTAGCTGGGATAGCTTGCTAAAG GTCTGGTCGTAG